The Pseudomonas alkylphenolica genomic sequence TCTCGTGCTTGACGTCGGCAACCATGGTGAACTCGACTGCGCCGATCCCGCCCTTCTCGACCGGCGTGCTGCGCCAGGCGTGGTGGGTGAACTGCGAGTCGATCGAGACACCGACCACTTCCACACCCAGCTCACGGAATTTGTCCATGCGGTTGTTGTGGGCAATGATTTCCGACGGGCAGACAAAGGTGAAGTCCAGCGGCCAGAAGAACAGCACGACGTACTTGCCGCGCAGCGAAGAAAGCTTGAAGCTGTCGACGATCGAACCGTCGCCCAGTACCGCCGCCGCATCGAAATCAGGGGCTTGCTTGTTGACCAGAATGCTCATGAAAACTCCTTGAAGATTAGAATTCGAAGGCGTTGAAAAGATGTGCGCACTTTAGCGAGGCCGCAGAGATTAAGGAAATATCCTT encodes the following:
- a CDS encoding peroxiredoxin produces the protein MSILVNKQAPDFDAAAVLGDGSIVDSFKLSSLRGKYVVLFFWPLDFTFVCPSEIIAHNNRMDKFRELGVEVVGVSIDSQFTHHAWRSTPVEKGGIGAVEFTMVADVKHEITRAYGIEHDDGVALRASFLIDQQGVVQHQVVNNLPLGREVDEMIRLVEALQFTEQHGEVCPAGWRPGQKGMKADAKGVADYLAENAASL